A genomic stretch from Plasmodium brasilianum strain Bolivian I chromosome 9, whole genome shotgun sequence includes:
- a CDS encoding BEACH domain-containing protein has product MEKSKIRNFNLLFLEEDEEYIDDMLITMRKKQSEEYADMRGRLRLCSKSLVFEPYDTDEEVLKFPFKKLENAKMNTYNNQIIVKTSEVIKIKTITFNKKTRCTCQFTYDRKNRRSLNLMNSYYNEYYDEFKSIDNNNIDEKIGMFEKVLNNFDENENENESDSFAVVGHQERKSSAMWSNGMGGKSGGTHKKVNSSGECGTTAVSAAVTVSTTAATGGGASAAFPPSRSKSGFVYIFEGEGSSSSGKKLKLIYGILVKIKIAMIIHEKQMEILIKEKKSRQGSYQGSYHASRESNGQESSGQRGVLDIEQNNKRSGGKKDGPLVGQNDRKRSGQKDGQFIGQSTGVSSLEDDNVNTRKELNLEKYIENVLEKLTENIRFDISSISIHEKIITNRMDGYWVFKVSPLLKMKGILNITNKFIYFQPNPNFTNKKEKKWKTESILHVFKRIIIMKPNALEIIFDDEKKKYNSLYVEFVNFDDREMIIKVLKKIKPECLLIEENKNFIYAVQNKWVNGLITNYEYLDFLNCIAGRSRKDFSQYPVFPWVLTNYSSKEINLNDENVYRILSKSVGCLNINRLNSLIEKMQDHDYFYGSHYSTLAYVVYFLIRLYPECQLKLQSGKFDTHSRMFLSVESTFNTALNANSSFIELIPEFYEDDDNFLKNNLNINTNEGNIHDVTLPLWSNTPKDFLIKMKNALESKYVNDNLNEWINLIFGYKQSGQLAKDNFNLFHPLTYMHAILNEKLSMSYKSTYDNVPRTDEESEFEKNFNQKIKALITTMPSKALKTQLHEFGQCPFQIFKDHHVSRKKNVHVQYNENIKNAPWYYSSVIQNLLKKMCLRKKRRDRKKYSANINSPNALSNNNFDEEEEDEEYYESFEDDYEEGYASRDRSDRGDDRDGRRDINVNVNVNVNVNDNDNDNDNDNDGGNEDDTGEGGKRKRVVIRGKYAKKNSSCSGSATDVHMADSCSVKYTSNGEDGRDHIRIERGEGRGYLSSFKRHIWDLKKIDHIPCVIKGVGYTDNSVCFVCNNGFIKLISYSDLLNYEIRNNNNLISLKLGEENFSCVTNIQDNYIVGTWNGNILFLNPSSILKANRVTKGMGGKDVRSRNNHKIAHERRRMTRTTRMTRRKEEKEQDNQKDNENENEKEQIEVIEGNSETEQEEREKSQNDDASSIPSNCSDISLNDSNDSLLSSFDDVFEYEFHEKMKKNKNAKCKKDEFMYTSNIYNQMIMKKIHNDSVNCMCYSNNYLATGSSDETLQLIDIEQNFEIMQTYDDFNDSVKYVQLRNQLLFTWSDSFKLFDIRIPKKKINLVNPKSASNGSGNGRSTGSNNNNDRNNISNVRRNDRCNDRRNDRSIDQSNNQSNNQSNNQSNDQSDSEGNIRKTLSSKLSPSKFFQFYNNEQLRMFYNTIQKVYEQNYIPINYSNPQYLYEKKIKKNANSTYTKNFPHIIYSALINDTTILCIDENNNFYFYDIRNENWINIISNSYNSMEKKKVKLL; this is encoded by the coding sequence ATGGAAAAATCGAAGATAAGAAATTTcaatttactatttttagaagaagatgaagaaTACATAGATGACATGTTAATAACAATGCGGAAAAAGCAAAGTGAGGAGTATGCCGATATGCGTGGGAGATTACGATTGTGTTCAAAGTCCTTAGTATTTGAACCTTATGATACAGACGAGGAAGTGTTaaaatttccttttaaaaaattagagaaTGCAAAGATGAACACATATAATAATCAAATAATTGTGAAAACATCTGAAGTTATTAAGATAAAAACGATTacgtttaataaaaaaactagATGTACATGTCAATTTACTTATGACAGGAAGAATAGAAGAAGCTTAAACTTGATGAATAGTTACTACAATGAATACTATGATGAATTTAAAAGTatagataataataacatagaTGAAAAGATAGGTATGTTCGAGAAGGTTCTAAACAAttttgatgaaaatgaaaatgaaaatgaaagtGATTCATTTGCAGTAGTGGGTCACCAGGAAAGGAAAAGCTCTGCCATGTGGTCGAATGGTATGGGGGGTAAGAGCGGAGGAACCCACAAAAAAGTTAATTCCTCGGGGGAGTGTGGAACTACCGCTGTTTCGGCAGCTGTTACAGTGTCCACCACTGCGGCTACTGGTGGTGGTGCTAGTGCTGCTTTTCCTCCCAGCAGGAGCAAGAGTGGgtttgtatacatatttgagGGGGAGGGATCATCGAGCAGCGGTAAAAAGCTGAAGCTAATTTACGGTATACTGGTAAAGATAAAGATTGCCATGATAATTCATGAGAAGCAAATGGAAATACTGataaaggaaaagaagaGTAGGCAGGGAAGTTACCAAGGAAGTTATCATGCAAGTAGGGAAAGCAACGGACAGGAGAGTAGTGGACAAAGGGGTGTATTAGACATCGAGCAGAACAATAAGCGGAGTGGTGGGAAAAAAGATGGACCTCTTGTTGGCCAGAATGATAGGAAGAGGAGTGGACAAAAAGATGGACAGTTTATTGGTCAAAGTACTGGGGTGAGCAGTTTGGAGGATGATAATGTAAATACTAGAAAAGAGTTGAACCTAGAAAAGTACATCGAAAATGTGCTTGAAAAATTAACAGAGAATATAAGATTTGATATAAGTAGTATAAGTATTCATGAGAAGATAATAACAAATCGAATGGATGGATATTGGGTATTTAAGGTATCACCATTACTAAAAATGAAAGggatattaaatataacaaataagtttatatattttcaaccAAATCCTAATTTtactaataaaaaggaaaagaaatggAAAACAGAAAGTATATTACATGTATTTaagagaataataataatgaaaccAAATGCATTAGAGATAATTTTTGatgatgagaaaaaaaaatataattctttatatgtcgaatttgtaaattttgaTGATAGAGAGATGataataaaagttttaaaaaaaataaaaccagaatgtttattaattgaagaaaataaaaattttatttatgctgtacaaaataaatggGTTAATGGGTTAATAACAAATTACGAATATTtagattttttaaattgtataGCTGGAAGGAGTAGAAAAGACTTTTCTCAATATCCTGTCTTTCCATGGGTATTGACAAATTATTCAAGTaaggaaataaatttaaatgatgaaaatgtatATAGAATATTATCCAAATCAGTTGGatgtttaaatattaatagacTAAATtcattaatagaaaaaatgcaagatcatgattatttttatggTTCTCATTATTCTACATTAGCATATGTTgtctattttttaattcgtTTATATCCTGAGTGTCAACTAAAATTACAAAGTGGTAAATTTGATACACATTCGAGAATGTTCTTATCAGTTGAAAGTACATTCAATACTGCTTTAAATGCAAATTCATCCTTTATTGAACTTATACCTGAATTTTATGAAGatgatgataattttttaaaaaacaatttaaatattaacacCAATGAAGGGAATATACATGATGTTACGTTACCTTTATGGAGTAATACTCCTAaagattttttaataaaaatgaaaaatgcatTAGAAAGTAAATATGTGaatgataatttaaatgaatgGATTAATCTTATTTTTGGCTATAAACAAAGTGGTCAATTAGCAAAAGATAATTTTAATCTATTTCATCCACTAACTTATATGCATgcaattttaaatgaaaaactaTCCATGAGTTATAAATCTACATATGATAATGTACCACGTACAGACGAAGAAAgtgaatttgaaaaaaatttcaatcaaaaaattaaagccTTAATTACTACTATGCCATCTAAAGCGTTAAAAACTCAACTGCATGAATTTGGACAATGCCCtttccaaatttttaaagacCATCATGTgtctagaaaaaaaaatgtgcatgTTCAGTACAacgaaaatattaaaaatgccCCTTGGTACTACTCCTCTGTTATTCAAAATCTTTTGAAAAAGATGTGCTTGAGGAAAAAGCGAAGGGACAGAAAGAAATATAGTGCAAATATCAACAGCCCAAATGCACTATCAAACAATAACTTcgatgaagaagaagaagatgaGGAATACTACGAATCATTTGAGGACGACTATGAGGAGGGGTACGCTTCCCGCGATCGGAGTGACCGTGGCGATGATAGGGATGGCCGAAGAGATATTAACGTTAATGTtaatgtaaatgtaaatgtaaatgataatgataatgataatgataatgataatgatggTGGAAACGAGGATGATACGGGCGAGGGCGGAAAGAGGAAAAGAGTAGTTATCCGTGGAAAatacgcaaaaaaaaatagttccTGTTCAGGTAGTGCTACAGATGTGCACATGGCGGACAGTTGTAGTGTGAAATATACAAGTAATGGGGAAGATGGAAGAGACCATATACGAATAGAAAGAGGCGAAGGGAGGGGATATCTTAGTTCCTTCAAAAGACATATATgggatttaaaaaaaattgaccATATCCCATGTGTTATAAAAGGAGTGGGTTACACAGATAATAGTGTATGTTTTGTATGTAATAATGGtttcattaaattaattagcTATAGTGATTTATTAAACTATGAAATAAGgaataacaataatttaatttctttaaaacTTGGTGAGGAAAATTTTTCGTGCGTTACGAATATACAAGATAATTACATTGTCGGTACATGGAATGgcaatatactttttttaaatccaAGTAGTATTTTAAAAGCAAATAGAGTTACAAAGGGGATGGGAGGGAAAGACGTTAGAAGCAGGAACAATCATAAAATAGCACATGAGAGGAGAAGAATGACAAGAACGACAAGAATGAcaagaagaaaagaagaaaaggaacAAGATAACCAGAAGGATAACGAAAACGAAAAcgaaaaagaacaaattgaAGTGATAGAAGGGAATAGTGAAACGGAACAGGAGGAAAGGGAGAAGAGTCAGAATGATGATGCTTCTTCCATTCCGTCCAATTGCTCCGATATTTCGCTAAATGATTCCAATGATTCATTATTATCCTCCTTTGACGATGTTTTTGAATACGAATTccatgaaaaaatgaaaaagaataaaaatgcaaaatgtaaaaaagacGAATTTATGTACACCTCAAACATTTACAATCAAATGAtcatgaaaaaaatacataacgATTCTGTGAATTGTATGTGTTATAGTAACAATTACTTGGCAACTGGTTCGTCAGATGAAACTCTACAACTAATAGATATTGAACAGAATTTCGAAATAATGCAAACATATGACGACTTCAATGATTCCGTGAAGTATGTACAATTAAGAAATCAATTACTATTTACATGGTCAGACAGTTTTAAGTTGTTTGATATTCGAATACccaaaaaaaagataaacttGGTCAACCCGAAAAGTGCCAGCAATGGAAGCGGAAACGGTAGAAGCACTGGTAGCAACAACAACAACGATCGGAACAACATCAGTAATGTCCGAAGGAACGATCGATGCAACGACCGAAGGAACGATCGAAGCATTGACCAAAGCAATAACCAAAGCAATAACCAAAGCAATAACCAAAGCAATGACCAAAGCGACAGTGAGGGTAACATCAGAAAAACACTGTCGAGCAAACTATCACCTAGTAAGTTTTTCCAATTCTATAACAACGAACAGTTGCGCATGTTCTATAATACTATACAAAAAGTGTATGAACAGAACTACATACCCATAAATTATTCTAACCCTCAATACttatatgaaaagaaaataaaaaagaacgCTAATTCTACATATACGAAAAATTTTCCACATATTATTTACTCTGCTCTTATAAATGATACCACAATATTATGCATAGATgaaaataacaatttttatttttacgatataagaaatgaaaattggataaatataatatcaaATAGCTATAATTcgatggaaaaaaaaaaagtaaaattgtTATAG
- a CDS encoding structural maintenance of chromosomes protein 5: MAFSNKRKLVKPEKVSNKKKSNTSNKNRDNFNVKTEINHVNSDIISIDDEKGYDKCSNANDSNMNDRRRTGRNARSTQMNRNYLDDSTECFKNLKKGAVIEITVYNWMVFSGPIKLKAQEGINLIAAANASGKSSIVCALVFGLGYNSNVLSRNKELINFIKKGEKKSYIEIVLKCNELSNICIKRIMNIIDNKVKSFWFINNTKVNYINILDMQKEFNLNLDNLITFMPQENVSKFSRLTPEELFECTLLAIDKKLLDDYNYLKKIVQEKKDDETRVQMYEHEIKEEEKLVTDLQEKIAKFENLKSILATAKLYRVKKSMLAMSMKKEQLKKLKERIDTLVKEKDTHFNTLRFYLSELEKCHKVINSLSIEYTDRKKKIREAVNEYIKMKIKFEEIEKEILKEEKVMEDTVQNMCENKEYIKDLEKKKKEVKEEMQRIEAFFKEKQKYSKDTQKRQILLEVELKELSNQNKQLLMKKYTLQSEHNSLVDKLKKRQNYQNIQEEKFLNNIEFTLRERIMNYKKNIKNIVKTYNLLSDHFLENLKKKYDESKIASQNELNNEIMEELSKKNILYGPLCKYIKCIQPQFDYVVEFFLKKYFNSFLLIQKENKDLLEALYKKYKLSVITVSRENHKYCYVTYEMKKRGVEYFLYELFDSPEVVKNGLINFLPINIAFIVRGNTLKNKGTNEINEFNNFMIKEITKQLNEDVSSLLYFCDNNVHRYKISTYDKNIFIDNFSFIDKKCKILYYINNDVKKDLNNLNEKKDKCEEELQKLQQTFQEFEKTKRDKNDEYNKIILEKSEINLKKNKFNLLKKELNTLEENLNLYLKGENVIDEKRNRVTKNINILNEKKINICDTYFTILKEHRVYDKEVFTLSHKITQWKRYLTIIKNENSENEEKHQTLKNSIELEKTKYTSCLHDINELEQLIKVQKKELTKEEINALKDIHLSFEELEKKLQECLIQQKIYNNLDKSEEKYNMLVVSVERHKESIENKKKEIHFLKKKLENYDKQTQFVLPNWVNQINEYIIFLNYNFQKFMNFINSNYDGRIELIKKNDFYEKCQLFIKVKFKTNAPFLLLSISHQSGGERSLTTMLYILSIQKLTKNGFYVLDELNQGLDQTNEKRIFELLSCLSNPTMYKQHFLHDYQYKYIKINYHSKPQYFILTPQIIKNMFFKDITVHYLFNGFGVLDDQFLGFYD; this comes from the coding sequence ATGGCATTTTCTAATAAGAGGAAATTAGTTAAACCAGAAAAAGTTTCGAATAAGAAGAAAAGCAATAcatctaataaaaatagggataattttaatgtaaagACAGAAATAAATCATGTGAACAGTGATATTATATCAATCGATGATGAGAAGGGTTATGATAAATGTAGTAATGCTAATGATAGTAACATGAATGATAGAAGGAGAACTGGCAGAAATGCAAGGTCTACCCAGATGAACAGGAATTATTTAGATGATAGCActgaatgttttaaaaatttaaagaaaggAGCAGTTATTGAAATAACTGTATACAACTGGATGGTGTTTAGTGGACCAATAAAGTTAAAAGCACAAGAaggaataaatttaattgcTGCAGCAAATGCTAGTGGTAAATCTTCCATCGTATGTGCGTTAGTGTTCGGGTTAGGATATAACTCTAATGTTCTATcaagaaataaagaattaattaattttattaaaaaaggagaaaaaaaaagctatatAGAAATAGTGTTAAAATGTAATGAATTaagtaatatatgtataaaaagaataatgaatattatagACAATAAAGTTAAAAGTTTTTGGTTTATTAATAACACAAAAGTaaactatataaatatattagatatGCAAAAggaatttaatttaaatttagatAATTTGATTACCTTTATGCCTCAAGAAAATGTAAGCAAATTTTCAAGGCTCACTCCTGAGGAACTATTTGAATGTACACTACTAGctattgataaaaaattattggatgattataactatttaaaaaaaatagtacaagaaaaaaaagatgatgaAACTCGGGTTCAGATGTATGAACACGAAATTAAGGAAGAGGAAAAACTAGTAACCGAtttacaagaaaaaatagcGAAATTTGAAAACTTGAAAAGCATACTTGCTACTGCTAAACTGTACAGGGTAAAAAAGTCTATGTTAGCTATGAGTATGAAGAAAGAGCAGTTAAAAAAACTAAAGGAACGGATTGATACTTTAGTTAAAGAGAAAGATACTCATTTTAATACACTGAGATTTTATTTATCTGAATTAGAAAAATGCCACAAGGTAATAAATAGTTTGTCAATAGAATATACGgatagaaagaaaaaaatcaGAGAAGCAGTCAATGAATACATtaagatgaaaataaaattcgaagaaatagaaaaagaaattttaaaagaagaaaaggtTATGGAGGATACTGTACAAAATATGTGTGAAAATAAGGAGTATATAAAagatttagaaaaaaagaaaaaagaggtaaaagaagaaatgcAACGAATTGAAGCATTTTTTAAAGAGAAACAGAAATATAGTAAAGATACTCAAAAGAGACAAATTTTGTTGGAAGTAGAACTAAAAGAATTGTCGAATCAGAACAAACAAttgttaatgaaaaaatatacgttACAATCTGAACACAACTCACTTGTTGacaaattaaagaaaagaCAAAATTATCAAAACATACAAGAAGAGAAATTTCTAAATAACATCGAGTTTACATTAAGAGAAAGAATTAtgaactataaaaaaaacataaaaaatattgttaaaacatataatttattaagtgATCACTTtctagaaaatttaaaaaaaaaatatgatgaaTCAAAGATAGCTAGCCAAAATGAATTAAACAACGAAATTATGGAGGagttatcaaaaaaaaatattttatatggtcctctttgtaaatatattaaatgtattcaGCCGCAGTTTGATTATGTGgtggaattttttttaaaaaaatatttcaatagttttttattaattcaaaaGGAAAACAAAGATTTGTTAGAAGcattgtataaaaaatataaactatCTGTAATAACTGTTTCAAGGGAAAATCATAAATATTGTTATGTAAcatatgaaatgaaaaaaagaggagtggaatattttttatacgaATTATTTGATAGCCCGGAAGTCGTAAAAAATGGgttaataaatttcttaCCAATAAATATTGCCTTTATTGTAAGAGGAAATactctaaaaaataaaggaacaaacgaaataaatgagtttaacaattttatgataaaagaaattacaaAGCAGTTGAATGAAGATGTAAGTagtttgctttatttttgtgATAACAATGTGCATAGATACAAAATAAGTACATacgataaaaatatttttatcgaTAACTTTTCCTTTATTGATAAGAAATGCAAAATTCTATATTATATCAATAACGatgtaaaaaaagatttaaataatttaaacgAAAAGAAAGACAAATGTGAGGAAGAGTTACAAAAATTGCAACAAACTTTTCAAGaatttgaaaaaacaaaaagggataaaaatgatgaatataataaaataattttagagaaaagtgaaataaatttaaaaaaaaataaattcaatttGCTTAAGAAAGAGTTAAACACGTTAGAGGAAAATTTGAATTTGTATTTGAAAGGAGAAAATGTAATTGATGAAAAACGAAATAgagtaacaaaaaatattaatatattaaatgaaaagaaaataaacatttGTGATACGTACTTtactatattaaaagaaCATAGAGTATATGATAAGGAGGTATTTACCTTATCACACAAGATAACACAATGGAAACGGTACTtaactattataaaaaatgaaaattcagAGAACGAGGAAAAACAtcaaacattaaaaaatagcatTGAGCTGGAAAAGACAAAATACACATCCTGCTTACATGATATAAACGAGTTAGAGCAGCTAATCAAagtgcaaaaaaaagaactaaCAAAAGAAGAGATAAATGCATTGAAAGATATACATTTGTCTTTTgaagaattagaaaaaaaattacaagagTGTTTaatacaacaaaaaatatataataatttagacAAAAGTGAAGAAAAGTATAACATGCTTGTAGTATCTGTCGAAAGACATAAAGAAagtattgaaaataaaaaaaaagaaatccattttttaaaaaaaaaattagaaaattatgataaacAAACTCAGTTCGTATTACCCAATTGGGTTAatcaaataaatgaatatattatttttttaaattataattttcaaaaatttatgaattttataaattcaaatTATGATGGTCGaatagaattaataaaaaaaaatgatttttatgaaaagtGTCAATTATTCATTAAAGTTAAATTTAAAACGAACGCCCcctttttgttattatccATATCGCATCAGTCAGGTGGTGAACGATCCTTAACAACCATGTTGTATATACTGTCAATTCAAAAGTTAACAAAGAATGGCTTCTACGTTCTAGATGAACTAAATCAAGGACTTGATCAAACTAATGAAAAGAGAATTTTTGAGTTGCTCTCCTGTTTGTCAAATCCCACCATGTACAAACAACATTTCCTTCATGATTACcagtacaaatatattaaaattaattatcaTTCAAAACcacaatattttatattaacccctcaaataattaaaaatatgtttttcaaAGATATTACCGTTCACTATCTCTTTAACGGTTTTGGTGTTCTGGACGATCAGTTTCTCGGCTTCTACGACTGA
- a CDS encoding 13 kDa ribonucleoprotein-associated protein, producing MANTLVSTEIVNNMNVQEKEEINAKIFPLASPELTNQILDVVQRATVYRQLRKGANETVKSLHKGISELVVLAADAKPLEIISHIPLVCEDKNTPYVYVRSKMALGRACGISRSVIATSITTKDEHPKCFWNNNNNYYKNNNNNNNNNKKKNNKNNKNNNKNNKNKNNKNNNNNNKNNNKNNNNKNNKNNNN from the exons ATGGCAAACACATTAGTATCAACAGAAATTGTAAATAACATGAACGTTcaggaaaaagaagaaataaatgcaaaaattttTCCATTAGCTTCACCAGAATTAACAAATCAAATTTTGGATGTTGTTCAGAGGGCCACAGTATATAGACAGTTGAGGAAAGGAGCAAATgaaa CCGTTAAGAGTTTACACAAAGGTATATCTGAGTTAGTAGTTCTAGCCGCAGATGCTAAGCCGTTGGAAATCATTTCACATATTCCGCTAGTTTGTGAGGATAAG AATACCCCCTACGTTTATGTTAGAAGTAAGATGGCGTTAGGTAGAGCATGCGGAATTTCAAGATCCGTTATAGCTACATCCATAACAACAAAAGACG AACATCCAAAGTGTTTttggaataataataataattattataaaaataataataataataataataataataagaagaagaataataagaataataagaataataataagaataataagaataagaataataagaataataataataataataaaaataataataaaaataataataataaaaataataaaaataataataattaa
- a CDS encoding endoplasmic reticulum oxidoreductin: MKISIVSFFLALILFCAFLKTRYFDFFISYREKINEHFNEILLYFNIFEIKFPSSYINNEKLLGLHVQDIEKDAYKIYPILKELKQKDYFRIFKVNLHLSCKFLKVNEKCKELKKCNVCECENDDIPYNFRTNEIEIIEDKLSNEDLKKTFTESKLYKDILGIYAPSNEGFISYVDLVFNSPSFTDYEGKNIWNMIYKENCFQHSENECKEMNSFYKIISGMQSNIAVLSSEYYYLKNDFVFGEMYKDNSIKNDYFKNINYDYNITFFKEKIALHPDRIENLYFTFAILLRALCRLKSLFRQCKCNSGFEENDKEAIKLLNDLLEQGYHSCLSEEFLEPIFPTHGKEILSKFMNITNILDCVPCVKCRLHGKLKTTALQIALVEGVSYEHIGSLERNEITAIINALYYFADSILIINKFEERLKLKKALFIFYLLSFCLFLFLIIYSIIFITVRNHNKKKKRKVR; the protein is encoded by the exons atgaaaatatcgATCGTGTCTTTTTTCCTGGCGCTTATACTTTTTTGCGCTTTTTTGAAGACAAgatattttgatttttttatatcctaTCGTGAAAAAATCAATGAACactttaatgaaatattattatatttcaatatatttgaaataaaattcCCATCcagttatataaataatgaaaagttGTTAGGTTTACATGTACAAGATATTGAAAAGGATgcatacaaaatatatcctattttaaaagaattaaaacaGAAAGATTATTTTCGAATTTTTAAGGTTAATTTACATTTGagttgtaaatttttaaaagtaaatgaaaaatgtaaagaatTGAAAAAGTGTAATGTATGTGAATGTGAAAATGATGATATACCCTACAATTTTAGAACAAAcgaaatagaaataatagaAGACAAACTATCCAATgaagatttaaaaaagacATTTACAGAAAGTAAATTATACAAAGACATATTAGGAATATATGCACCATCAAATGAAGGCTTCATTTCTTACGTTGATTTAGTATTCAACTCTCCCTCTTTTACGGACTACGAGGGCAAAAATATATG GAATATGatttataaagaaaactGTTTTCAACATTCCGAAAATGAATGTAAAGAAATGAAtagtttttacaaaataatatctgGGATGCAATCAAACATAGCAGTATTATCTTcggaatattattatttgaaaaatgattTTGTTTTTGGTGAAATGTACAAGGATAATTCAATAAAGAATGACTACTTTAAGAATATTAACtatgattataatataacattttttaaagagaAAATAGCGTTACATCCAGATAgaattgaaaatttatacttTACATTTGCAATACTTTTGAGGGCTCTGTGCCGTCTGAAGTCGCTCTTCCGGCAGTGCAAATGCAATTCGG GATTTGAGGAAAACGATAAGGAGGCTATTAAACTGTTAAATGATTTATTAGAGCAAGGTTATCATTCATGCTTATCTGAAGAGTTCCTAGAGCCAATATTTCCGACGCatggaaaagaaatattGTCAAAGTTTATGAACATAACCAATATCTTAGATTGTGTACCCTGCGTAAAATGTAGACTACACGGAAAGTTAAAGACAACTGCTTTGCAAATTGCATTagtg GAGGGAGTAAGTTATGAACACATTGGGTCGTTGGAACGGAATGAAATTACGGCTATAATCAATGCATTATACTATTTTGCAGACTccatattaattataaacaa GTTTGAAGAGAGGCTGAAACTGAAGAAggcattatttattttttacttactCTCATTTTGTCTCTTTctgtttttaataatttattctataatttttataaccGTTAGAAAtcacaataaaaaaaagaaaagaaaagttcGTTAG